The Thermodesulfobacteriota bacterium genome includes the window GCGCGCAGCTTATGGCGACCGACCTCCGTGCCAGCGCCTCGCTCGTGCTGGCGGGGCTCGTCGCCGACGGGACGACGGAGGTCTCGAGGATATACCACCTCGACAGGGGCTACGACGGGCTGGAGAGGAAACTCAACGCGCTGGGGGCCAGCATAAAAAGGGTTTCGGATTAACCACGACATGAAGAACAAAACCAAAGACACCCTGACCATAGCGATCCCCAAGGGCAGGATACTCGACGAGGCGGCCGCCATATTCACCGCCGCCGGATTCGACGTAAGCGGCGCCCGGAACGACGACCGCTCGCTCATCTTCGAGGATAAGAAGGAGTGCCTCAAGTTCATGGTCCTCCGGGCCCAGGACGTGCCCACCTACGTCGAGTACGGCGCGGCCGACATGGGTGTCGCCGGAAAGGACGTCCTCGCGGAACAGGCAAAGGAACTCTACGAGCCGCTCGACCTCGGCATAGGCCGCTGCAGGATGGTCGTGGCCGAGCCGAAAGAGCTAAGGAAGAGAGACAACCCCGAAAGGTGGACGCACATCCGCGTGGGTACGAAGTACCCCGAGCTTACGCTCAAGTACTTCCAGAAGAGGGGCGTGCAGGTCGAAATAATAAAGCTCTACGGCTCCATAGAGGTCGCTCCCATCCTCGGACTCTCCGAGAGGATAGTGGACCTCGTGGAGACCGGAGAGACGCTCAAGCAGAACGGGCTCGTCGAGGTCGACTGCATAATGGAGGTGACCTCCAGGCTCGTCTGCAACAGGGCGAGCCTTAAGACAAAGCCGAAGAGGGTAAAAGAGGTGATAGACAGGCTCTCCGGGGCCGTGTCAGGGAAGACCGGGAAAAATGGAAAAAGTGGAAAGAAATGAGATGAAGGTAATCGCGACGGGAGATAAACGCTTCCCCTCGGTCCTCCGGGGCATCATGGAGCGGGGCGCCGCCGACGACCCCGAGGTCGAGGGCGCGGTAAGGTCCATAATCGCCGACGTCAGGAAAGGGGGCGACAGGGCGCTTGCCGAATATACGAAGAAGTTTGATGGCGTCGACCTCAAGGGGAAGATCGAGGTGAGCGCGAGAGCGATAAACGCGGCCATTAAGAAGGTATCCAAAAAGGACCTCAAGCTCATGGAGTTCGCCGCATCGAGGATAGAGACCTTCCACAGGAGGCAGACCCGGGGCTCGTGGTTTATAAAGGACGATAGGGGCTCGATGCTCGGCCAGAGGATTACGCCGCTTGAGAGGGTCGGCATCTACGTACCCGGCGGCAAGGCAGCCTACCCCTCGACCGTCCTCATGAACGCCATCCCCGCAAGGGTGGCCGGGGTGGACGAGGTCGTAATGGTCACACCTCCGGGCAAGGGGGGCAAGGGGGGCAAGAGAGGCATAAGCCCGCACGTGCTCGCGGCGGCGAAGGTCGCCGGGGTGAAGAGGGTCATGCGGGTCGGCGGCGCTCAGGCCGTGGCCGCGCTCGCCTACGGCACGAGGACGGTCCCCCGGGTCGATAAGATAGTAGGTCCGGGGAACGTATATGTTGTGACGGCAAAGCGGCTCGTCTTCGGCGCCGTCGATATAGACATGATCGCCGGACCGAGCGAGATACTCATAATAAACGACGGCACGGGCGACCCCGCGTGGATAGCCGCGGACCTCCTCGGCCAGGCCGAGCACGACGAGCTCGCATCGAGCGTGCTCAT containing:
- the hisG gene encoding ATP phosphoribosyltransferase; its protein translation is MKNKTKDTLTIAIPKGRILDEAAAIFTAAGFDVSGARNDDRSLIFEDKKECLKFMVLRAQDVPTYVEYGAADMGVAGKDVLAEQAKELYEPLDLGIGRCRMVVAEPKELRKRDNPERWTHIRVGTKYPELTLKYFQKRGVQVEIIKLYGSIEVAPILGLSERIVDLVETGETLKQNGLVEVDCIMEVTSRLVCNRASLKTKPKRVKEVIDRLSGAVSGKTGKNGKSGKK
- the hisD gene encoding histidinol dehydrogenase → MEKVERNEMKVIATGDKRFPSVLRGIMERGAADDPEVEGAVRSIIADVRKGGDRALAEYTKKFDGVDLKGKIEVSARAINAAIKKVSKKDLKLMEFAASRIETFHRRQTRGSWFIKDDRGSMLGQRITPLERVGIYVPGGKAAYPSTVLMNAIPARVAGVDEVVMVTPPGKGGKGGKRGISPHVLAAAKVAGVKRVMRVGGAQAVAALAYGTRTVPRVDKIVGPGNVYVVTAKRLVFGAVDIDMIAGPSEILIINDGTGDPAWIAADLLGQAEHDELASSVLITTSKKMAEAVRKETAKQLKKLKRRAIAEKSIADYGTIFIARTLRRAAEISNRIAPEHLELFVEKPLDLLGRIRNAGAIFLGAYSPEAGGDYLAGPNHTLPTGGTARFSSPLGVYDFIKRSSVIQFSKEEFLSLAPSIERFARVEGLEAHAKSVTIRRTKK